The following proteins are co-located in the Dermochelys coriacea isolate rDerCor1 chromosome 4, rDerCor1.pri.v4, whole genome shotgun sequence genome:
- the PPP1R3B gene encoding protein phosphatase 1 regulatory subunit 3B, with protein sequence MAVDIAMQLYLCSPPLRRERFACKIAPKPNKPLRPCIQNSKAEFSEPGEAATSLQGNRVKKRVSFADSRGLALTMVKVFSEFDDPLDIPFNITELIDNIVGLTTVERDNFVLDFVQPSADYLDFRNRLQTDFVCLENCMLKDKAIVGTVKVKNLAFEKTVRIRMTFDTWKSFTDYPCQYVKDTYAGSDKDTFSFDICLPERIQSHERLEFAVYYECDRKVYWDSNRGLNYRIIQSELKSAREVSQPQAGPDFGIAFDQFGSPRCSYGLFPEWPSYSGYEKLGPYY encoded by the coding sequence ATGGCTGTGGACATAGCCATGCAGCTGTATCTGTGTTCTCCACCCTTgagaagagagagatttgctTGTAAAATAgctccaaaaccaaacaaaccgtTGCGTCCCTGCATTCAGAACAGCAAGGCTGAGTTCAGTGAACCTGGAGAGGCAGCAACATCTCTCCAAGGAAATAGGGTAAAAAAGAGAGTTTCTTTTGCTGATAGCAGAGGCTTGGCTCTGACAATGGTTAAAGTGTTTTCAGAGTTTGATGACCCATTAGATATTCCATTCAACATCACAGAGTTAATAGACAATATTGTGGGTCTGACGACGGTAGAGAGGGACAACTTCGTCTTGGATTTCGTACAGCCTTCTGCAGACTACCTGGACTTCAGAAATCGACTTCAGACGGATTTTGTCTGCCTGGAAAACTGCATGCTAAAGGATAAAGCTATTGTGGGCACAGTGAAGGTTAAGAATCTTGCTTTTGAGAAGACTGTGAGAATAAGGATGACATTTGACACTTGGAAAAGCTTCACAGACTATCCGTGCCAATATGTCAAGGACACTTACGCAGGTTCAGACAAGGACACATTTTCCTTTGATATCTGCTTGCCAGAGAGAATTCAGTCCCATGAAAGACTCGAGTTTGCAGTCTATTACGAGTGTGATAGGAAAGTCTATTGGGACAGCAACAGAGGCCTGAATTACAGGATAATACAGTCTGAACTGAAATCTGCTCGGGAAGTCTCGCAGCCTCAGGCTGGACCTGATTTTGGCATTGCCTTTGATCAATTTGGAAGTCCAAGGTGCTCCTATGGCTTGTTTCCTGAGTGGCCTAGCTATTCAGGGTATGAAAAGCTAGGGCCTTACTACTAA